Proteins from a single region of Bos indicus isolate NIAB-ARS_2022 breed Sahiwal x Tharparkar chromosome 6, NIAB-ARS_B.indTharparkar_mat_pri_1.0, whole genome shotgun sequence:
- the PACRGL gene encoding PACRG-like protein isoform X1 encodes MQKSEFHRGVQMRSRLTDNCDQRTSSSAQVKHGTTVQQSKSSSSTSSPESARKLHPRPSDKLNPKTINPFGEQSRAPSAFAAIYSKGGIPCRLVHGSVKHRLQWECPPEKLPFDPLLITLAEGLRETKHPYTFVSKEGFRELLLVTGAPEKAVPLLPRLIPVLKAALGQMIPYWKIPLEDVLKVHVDDEVFERGLNALVQLSVVVGPALNDHLKHLLTSLSKRLRDKKFKEPITTALQKLEQHGGSGSLIIIKSKIPTYCSICC; translated from the exons ATGCAGAAATCAGAGTTCCATAGGGGCGTACAGATGAGAAGCAGACTGACAG aTAACTGTGATCAAAGGACATCATCAAGTGCCCAAGTAAAACATGGGACTACAGTTCAACAAAGCAAATCTTCATCATCAACCAGTTCTCCAGAATCTGCAAGAAAACTTCATCCTCGACCAAGTGATAAACTGAACCCTAAAACAATTAACCCA tttggtGAACAGTCACGAGCCCCTTCTGCCTTTGCAGCTATTTACTCTAAGGGAGGTATTCCTTGCAG attggTCCATGGTTCAGTAAAACACAGGTTACAGTGGGAATGTCCTCCGGAAAAGCTTCCATTCGATCCACTTCTTATTACTTTAGCCGAG gGTCTGAGAGAGACTAAACATCCGTACACCTTTGTGTCAAAGGAGGGTTTTAGAGAATTACTTTTGGTCACAGGCGCTCCTGAGAAAGCTGTGCCTTTGCTTCCTAGACTGATTCCTGTGCTGAAGGCAGCTCTG GGCCAGATGATTCCTTACTGGAAGATACCTTTAGAAGATGTACTAAAG GTCCACGTGGATGATGAAGTGTTTGAAAGAGGATTGAATGCTCTGGTACAGCTAAGTGTCGTCGTTGGTCCTGCTCTAAACGACCACCTGAAACATCTGCTTACCAGT CTTTCTAAAAGATTAAGGGACAAGAAATTCAAAGAACCAATCACCACTGCGTTACAGAAGCTGGAGCAGCATGGCGGAAGT
- the PACRGL gene encoding PACRG-like protein isoform X2 has product MQKSEFHRGVQMRSRLTDNCDQRTSSSAQVKHGTTVQQSKSSSSTSSPESARKLHPRPSDKLNPKTINPFGEQSRAPSAFAAIYSKGGIPCRLVHGSVKHRLQWECPPEKLPFDPLLITLAEGLRETKHPYTFVSKEGFRELLLVTGAPEKAVPLLPRLIPVLKAALVHVDDEVFERGLNALVQLSVVVGPALNDHLKHLLTSLSKRLRDKKFKEPITTALQKLEQHGGSGSLIIIKSKIPTYCSICC; this is encoded by the exons ATGCAGAAATCAGAGTTCCATAGGGGCGTACAGATGAGAAGCAGACTGACAG aTAACTGTGATCAAAGGACATCATCAAGTGCCCAAGTAAAACATGGGACTACAGTTCAACAAAGCAAATCTTCATCATCAACCAGTTCTCCAGAATCTGCAAGAAAACTTCATCCTCGACCAAGTGATAAACTGAACCCTAAAACAATTAACCCA tttggtGAACAGTCACGAGCCCCTTCTGCCTTTGCAGCTATTTACTCTAAGGGAGGTATTCCTTGCAG attggTCCATGGTTCAGTAAAACACAGGTTACAGTGGGAATGTCCTCCGGAAAAGCTTCCATTCGATCCACTTCTTATTACTTTAGCCGAG gGTCTGAGAGAGACTAAACATCCGTACACCTTTGTGTCAAAGGAGGGTTTTAGAGAATTACTTTTGGTCACAGGCGCTCCTGAGAAAGCTGTGCCTTTGCTTCCTAGACTGATTCCTGTGCTGAAGGCAGCTCTG GTCCACGTGGATGATGAAGTGTTTGAAAGAGGATTGAATGCTCTGGTACAGCTAAGTGTCGTCGTTGGTCCTGCTCTAAACGACCACCTGAAACATCTGCTTACCAGT CTTTCTAAAAGATTAAGGGACAAGAAATTCAAAGAACCAATCACCACTGCGTTACAGAAGCTGGAGCAGCATGGCGGAAGT